The proteins below are encoded in one region of Clostridium estertheticum:
- a CDS encoding ATP-dependent helicase, with translation MIKEINDEVKKIVYRDDQLPIMLYRGGTMAVPAVPGAGKTFIICNLVCEIIKDKVHKPGKILIVTFMNSAVNNFKHRISMVLQNKGINATNDYEVMTIHSLALKILKDRPDVMGVNEEFKILDDVNKSLYLNNCISMWRRKGGEAVFKSMISDKSLNKYTGKQDKWWNDFFTTVDTTIGELKINDISPEKLKEDIKLLDQNNILVNISEIYDTYSKILKSEGYIDYNDLLILAYKLLKTDDTVREKVQKKYTFVFEDECQDSNLIQGKILNLISEKSGNLVRVGDVNQSITGTFTASDPEYFREFCGKANNAFKMFMAGRSTNHIIDLANELVEFTNNKHGEEKCRNALVNQRIKSLDDKLETSQDNYGISTMICNSREEETKKAVRVAMKFKEKFPGKTCAILVPFNNQVREIADILRFYNIECDELSNRSDKKIKVTSTLGYILQFISRPQDSVLFKDLIKNVFCEEQNEESEKLFHFICGYDVEKLMYPSCGKINELDIPGEILNSKVYKQFISSMDLIKTIFEYPQTHFDRLILYISDVLNFTLENRAMAEAVASYVRFASIDNSGFSLAFVAEQLLDGKNGILDHISGIIYDLEGYEPSPDRVTISTCHKAKGLEWDCVLILNITSYQYPYMTNGKFKDYYYLKDEFKNPTVLCKAQIAKILGNNICEDPLKEAKIQIINEKIRLLYVGITRAKEYLILMATQSNEGKWNEDKPSKYFYVLQDYINSQRGVL, from the coding sequence TTGATAAAGGAGATAAATGATGAAGTTAAAAAAATAGTTTATAGGGATGACCAATTGCCTATAATGTTGTATCGAGGAGGAACTATGGCAGTGCCAGCAGTTCCGGGTGCGGGAAAGACTTTCATAATATGTAATCTAGTATGTGAAATTATAAAGGATAAGGTCCATAAACCTGGTAAAATACTTATAGTAACTTTTATGAATAGTGCAGTTAACAATTTTAAACATAGAATCTCTATGGTGTTACAAAATAAGGGTATAAATGCAACGAATGATTATGAAGTCATGACTATCCATAGTTTAGCACTGAAAATTTTAAAAGATCGACCAGATGTAATGGGGGTTAATGAGGAATTTAAAATATTGGATGATGTTAATAAAAGTTTATATTTAAATAATTGTATATCAATGTGGCGAAGAAAAGGCGGAGAGGCAGTATTTAAAAGTATGATATCTGATAAATCCTTAAATAAATACACAGGGAAACAAGATAAGTGGTGGAATGATTTTTTTACAACAGTTGATACGACTATTGGAGAACTTAAGATAAATGACATTTCTCCTGAAAAATTAAAGGAAGATATAAAATTATTAGATCAAAATAATATCTTAGTGAATATATCTGAAATTTATGATACTTACAGTAAAATTTTAAAAAGTGAGGGGTATATAGATTATAATGATTTGCTAATTCTTGCGTATAAACTTTTAAAAACTGATGACACAGTTAGGGAAAAGGTGCAAAAAAAATATACCTTTGTCTTTGAAGATGAATGTCAAGACTCTAATTTAATTCAAGGAAAAATACTAAATTTAATTTCAGAGAAAAGTGGTAATTTAGTAAGAGTTGGAGATGTTAATCAAAGTATAACAGGAACATTTACAGCGTCTGACCCTGAATATTTTAGGGAGTTTTGTGGCAAGGCAAATAATGCATTCAAAATGTTTATGGCGGGGCGTAGTACAAATCATATTATTGATTTAGCAAATGAACTTGTTGAGTTTACAAACAATAAGCATGGAGAAGAAAAGTGTAGAAATGCATTAGTAAATCAAAGAATTAAAAGTTTGGATGATAAGCTTGAAACCAGCCAAGATAACTATGGTATAAGCACTATGATTTGTAATTCAAGAGAAGAAGAAACTAAAAAGGCAGTTCGCGTGGCTATGAAATTTAAAGAAAAATTTCCTGGGAAAACATGCGCAATATTAGTTCCTTTTAATAATCAAGTTAGAGAAATAGCAGATATTCTTAGATTTTATAATATCGAATGTGATGAGTTATCAAATAGATCAGATAAAAAAATTAAAGTTACGAGTACACTAGGATATATACTGCAATTTATTTCAAGACCACAAGATAGTGTTTTATTTAAAGATTTAATTAAGAATGTTTTCTGCGAGGAACAAAATGAAGAAAGTGAAAAATTATTCCATTTTATTTGTGGTTATGATGTTGAAAAGCTGATGTACCCAAGTTGTGGCAAAATAAATGAACTGGACATTCCAGGAGAAATATTAAACTCTAAGGTGTATAAACAATTTATTAGTTCTATGGATTTAATTAAAACAATCTTTGAATATCCTCAGACACATTTTGATAGATTAATTTTATATATTAGCGATGTTCTAAATTTTACGCTTGAAAACAGAGCAATGGCAGAGGCAGTTGCGTCTTATGTTAGATTTGCGTCTATTGATAATAGTGGATTTTCATTAGCGTTTGTAGCAGAGCAATTGCTAGATGGAAAGAATGGTATACTTGATCATATCTCAGGTATAATATACGACTTAGAGGGGTATGAACCATCCCCTGATAGAGTAACAATATCAACTTGTCATAAAGCTAAAGGGCTAGAATGGGATTGTGTATTAATATTAAATATTACATCTTATCAGTACCCTTATATGACAAATGGTAAATTTAAAGACTATTATTATTTAAAGGATGAATTTAAAAACCCGACAGTTCTCTGCAAAGCCCAAATCGCCAAAATTCTAGGTAATAATATTTGTGAAGATCCATTAAAAGAAGCTAAAATACAAATAATAAATGAAAAAATAAGACTCTTATATGTAGGGATAACAAGGGCCAAAGAATATTTAATCTTAATGGCAACGCAGTCTAATGAGGGAAAATGGAATGAAGATAAACCATCAAAGTATTTTTATGTTCTTCAAGATTACATAAATAGTCAAAGGGGTGTTTTATAA
- a CDS encoding PadR family transcriptional regulator — MRTLKYAILGLINRKPITGYDIGKEFNFQLAEFWSAKLSQIYPELKKLVEEKLIVYDIEISGDVLEKKIYDITEKGKNEFLKWLKKDVPMEQTPKNIFRLRMYFSSNLDVNTRIDLLEHQLLKHNERLTFLYEQKEPYDSVPPLNSDVFGDYLVLDGAIIREESTIKWLKNCINYCKNGI; from the coding sequence ATGAGAACCCTTAAATATGCAATTTTAGGATTAATAAATAGAAAACCTATAACTGGTTATGACATAGGAAAAGAATTTAATTTTCAATTAGCTGAATTTTGGAGTGCAAAACTCAGTCAGATATATCCAGAATTAAAAAAATTAGTCGAGGAAAAACTTATAGTTTATGATATCGAAATTAGTGGGGACGTATTAGAAAAAAAAATTTATGATATCACAGAAAAAGGTAAAAATGAATTTTTAAAATGGTTGAAAAAGGATGTCCCTATGGAACAAACCCCCAAAAATATTTTTAGGCTTAGAATGTATTTTTCAAGTAATTTAGATGTAAACACTAGAATCGATTTATTGGAACATCAATTACTTAAACATAATGAGAGACTTACCTTTTTATACGAGCAAAAGGAACCCTACGATAGCGTTCCACCTCTTAATAGTGATGTTTTTGGAGATTATCTGGTTCTAGACGGAGCTATTATACGAGAAGAATCTACTATTAAATGGTTGAAAAATTGTATTAATTATTGTAAAAATGGTATTTAA
- a CDS encoding PD-(D/E)XK nuclease family protein codes for MLDIRKLNHVYYSQNLLNTFDKCPLKFKIKYLDNIRWKKDSIDDEDYYENMNMGLDFHLICQRYFSNIPLVINESNTELLHFTKSLREKFTIIDENIYLPEYEIKMRKDNIRIQAKYDLIIIKPNNKIEIWDWKTENRKLDYSEVSKRMQAIVYMYIVGERSLEIFDREIPFENISMSFWQPQFKEDVITINYSKSKHKIYEEKIIEIIRRLTNYDFSLDFNIELYRKMCKYCEFAGDTQVCDAFI; via the coding sequence ATGTTAGACATTAGAAAATTAAATCATGTCTATTATAGTCAAAATCTTTTAAACACTTTTGATAAATGTCCTCTTAAATTTAAAATAAAATATTTGGATAATATTAGATGGAAAAAAGATTCAATAGATGATGAGGATTATTATGAGAATATGAACATGGGACTGGATTTTCATCTCATATGCCAAAGATATTTTTCAAATATTCCTTTGGTTATAAATGAAAGTAATACTGAATTACTCCACTTTACAAAGTCGCTTCGAGAAAAATTTACAATTATAGATGAAAATATATATTTGCCAGAGTATGAAATTAAAATGAGAAAAGATAATATTAGGATTCAAGCAAAGTATGATTTAATAATTATTAAGCCAAATAATAAAATAGAAATATGGGATTGGAAGACAGAAAATAGGAAACTTGATTATAGTGAAGTAAGCAAAAGAATGCAAGCTATTGTTTATATGTATATAGTAGGAGAAAGGTCTTTAGAAATATTTGATAGAGAGATACCATTTGAAAATATAAGTATGAGTTTTTGGCAACCTCAGTTTAAAGAGGATGTCATCACTATTAATTATTCAAAGAGTAAGCATAAAATATATGAAGAAAAAATTATAGAGATAATACGTCGGCTTACTAATTATGATTTTAGTTTAGATTTCAATATTGAATTGTATAGAAAGATGTGTAAGTATTGTGAATTCGCAGGGGATACCCAGGTATGTGATGCTTTTATTTAG
- a CDS encoding N-acetylmuramoyl-L-alanine amidase produces the protein MKKIFKVFIIMILAFVVSIPMQTMVQASTFTSMSSKKDVAANKPWSVSFNKALSLPTVNTTNIKVVDEDNNYIEITVVLTNNNKTVVAQPVKNYECGKTYTLIVTDQVKSSDGKVLPSEVRMDFTTKSLPTKPSEFTVCIDPAQYYSTITSKSGVKAKDINLSTALKLGTILKARGFNVVYTRNSDEVSWTQSGEDDAKALIAKNANADVFLSINTNSYTPDSAANGIETYYTTDKSANKSLASSVQAELITATKAKDRGIQVGGSTGDFSILNKTSCPVIVAELGFITNPSEEILLESQQYQNNATKAIANGLMSYAGFANTDTDYDNTSTVSSAADILVNVHAGDKYTLPATTNVTMSNNTKKTLGVTWPNNVFNIIDAGTYDYYGTINGTSIKVKAIITVGAAITTTTPIIITTPTTELQSTVIGEKLFIYLTPSANVVSTLKAAVKLHDGVTINNCVYFSSEAMRRISVPVPIGVCNTHQYLNYLNSNKWSKTKDIKELTPGSLCFTTNDGTGYPTHTFVFMGWVNDGDYTIAYIADNQGQAVHTRSMLATGDTDAFAFFMSK, from the coding sequence ATGAAAAAGATTTTTAAAGTATTTATAATTATGATTTTAGCTTTCGTTGTGAGTATACCTATGCAAACAATGGTACAAGCTAGTACATTTACCAGTATGAGTTCTAAAAAAGATGTGGCAGCTAATAAACCTTGGTCAGTGAGCTTTAATAAGGCTTTAAGTCTTCCAACGGTAAATACCACGAATATTAAGGTGGTTGATGAGGATAATAATTACATAGAAATTACAGTTGTCCTAACTAATAACAATAAAACTGTAGTAGCTCAACCTGTTAAAAATTATGAATGTGGTAAAACTTACACGTTGATAGTAACAGACCAGGTTAAGTCTAGCGACGGAAAAGTTCTTCCGAGTGAAGTAAGAATGGATTTTACAACCAAAAGTTTACCTACTAAACCAAGTGAGTTTACGGTATGTATTGACCCAGCCCAATACTATAGTACAATCACTAGTAAAAGTGGTGTCAAAGCTAAGGATATAAATCTAAGTACAGCATTAAAACTAGGTACAATACTAAAAGCAAGAGGATTTAATGTAGTATATACAAGAAATAGCGATGAAGTATCTTGGACTCAAAGTGGTGAGGATGATGCAAAAGCACTAATTGCTAAAAATGCAAATGCTGATGTGTTTTTAAGTATAAATACGAATTCGTATACTCCAGATTCTGCTGCGAATGGAATTGAAACGTATTACACAACTGACAAAAGTGCGAATAAGTCACTCGCGTCTTCGGTACAAGCTGAACTAATAACAGCAACAAAAGCTAAGGATAGGGGAATACAAGTAGGAGGCAGCACAGGTGATTTTTCAATATTAAATAAGACAAGCTGTCCTGTGATAGTTGCAGAGTTGGGATTCATAACTAATCCATCTGAAGAAATATTATTAGAAAGTCAGCAGTATCAAAATAATGCTACAAAGGCAATCGCTAATGGGTTAATGAGTTATGCTGGATTTGCAAATACTGACACTGATTATGATAATACTTCAACAGTAAGTTCAGCTGCAGATATACTTGTTAATGTACACGCAGGTGATAAATATACTTTGCCTGCAACTACAAATGTTACTATGAGCAATAATACTAAGAAAACGCTTGGAGTAACATGGCCTAATAATGTATTCAATATAATTGATGCAGGTACTTACGACTATTATGGAACTATAAACGGGACTAGTATAAAAGTAAAAGCTATAATTACTGTAGGAGCTGCAATTACAACAACTACACCGATTATAATAACTACACCAACTACAGAATTGCAATCTACGGTAATCGGAGAAAAGTTATTTATATATTTGACTCCATCAGCCAACGTTGTTAGTACACTAAAGGCAGCAGTAAAATTGCATGATGGAGTAACAATAAACAACTGTGTTTATTTTTCAAGCGAGGCAATGCGAAGAATAAGTGTACCAGTACCTATAGGGGTATGCAACACACATCAATATTTAAATTATTTAAATAGTAATAAATGGTCAAAAACAAAGGATATTAAAGAGCTTACACCAGGAAGCCTTTGTTTTACAACAAATGATGGTACCGGATATCCTACACATACTTTTGTATTTATGGGATGGGTTAATGACGGAGATTACACTATAGCATATATTGCAGACAATCAAGGACAAGCTGTACACACACGAAGTATGTTAGCAACAGGTGATACAGATGCTTTCGCTTTCTTTATGTCCAAATAG
- a CDS encoding SEC-C metal-binding domain-containing protein yields MKGKCYYCNEKLSERTVKKHIKGCKVRKEKIGESIASSKKTKGQYILSILPQYGSKEYSLYIAIDIDLTLKNLDSFLRDIWLECCGHLSSFIIDDINYDSSVDDEFELFPQTETMDFKLRQVISVGDKFKYDYDFGSTTALKLEVIDEYAVGENYSQIEILSRNDEIQNFCANCNQKAKYFDYEEEKYFCEDCIDEDADMVGEFEYTNSPRDGVCGYVGDRDTEKQYLPGNKFKIKKTKTKGRKDIVPFIENDELEVDDFKGDFASFLDIAMDDMNSEVGYKAKKLLNRLKRGKFTHNLRELLECDTKDELLKTTSMLNITRVSKFNKGQLIEKLLDVYEEKITKTLYLIDSERYEFLKRIMENQGYISFEDDKFTSNPEYFLECGFVFAAMREDGIYLIMPNETINAIKSIDNVEYRKILAKNTEIIKLMWGMTYNYGVLFMSDFIKMLNNYIDYSLDETDIYAVIVSGADYYDGYMLQGNIASSIMVPLEDIINIINTRDNTSSDRDFCIIEKAELLEAASGEYLIENKIGMRLKKYLENNWEIEETQIEMIIINLYDDIQENEKKEVIENIIGALGDISENDLQKFLVEINSFINNTRLWRLKGYTFNELNSEDNNTSTPKIGRNDLCICGSGKKYKKCCGSKVINLF; encoded by the coding sequence TTGAAAGGTAAATGTTATTATTGCAACGAGAAATTATCAGAAAGAACCGTTAAAAAGCATATTAAAGGCTGTAAAGTTAGGAAAGAAAAGATAGGAGAGTCTATCGCGAGTTCTAAAAAAACTAAGGGTCAATATATTTTGTCTATACTTCCACAGTATGGATCAAAAGAATATAGTTTGTATATAGCTATAGATATAGATTTAACTTTAAAGAATCTGGATAGTTTTTTAAGAGATATTTGGTTAGAATGTTGTGGACACTTAAGTAGTTTTATTATTGATGACATAAACTATGACTCCTCAGTAGACGATGAATTTGAACTTTTTCCTCAAACCGAAACAATGGATTTTAAATTAAGACAGGTGATTTCTGTAGGTGATAAATTTAAATATGACTATGATTTTGGTTCTACTACTGCATTAAAACTTGAAGTTATAGATGAGTATGCGGTAGGGGAGAATTATAGTCAAATAGAAATATTATCTAGAAATGATGAAATACAAAATTTTTGTGCAAATTGTAATCAAAAGGCAAAGTATTTTGATTATGAAGAAGAAAAGTATTTTTGTGAGGATTGTATAGATGAAGACGCTGATATGGTAGGTGAATTTGAATATACAAATTCTCCCAGAGATGGAGTTTGCGGATATGTAGGAGACAGAGATACAGAAAAGCAGTACTTGCCAGGAAATAAATTTAAGATTAAAAAAACTAAAACAAAAGGGCGAAAGGATATAGTTCCATTTATAGAGAATGATGAATTGGAAGTGGATGATTTTAAAGGGGACTTTGCATCTTTTTTAGATATTGCAATGGATGATATGAATTCAGAAGTTGGATATAAAGCAAAAAAATTATTAAATAGATTAAAAAGAGGGAAGTTTACACATAATTTAAGAGAATTATTAGAATGTGATACAAAAGATGAATTATTAAAAACAACATCTATGCTAAATATTACGAGGGTATCTAAGTTTAATAAAGGCCAACTAATAGAAAAACTTTTAGATGTATATGAAGAGAAAATAACAAAGACACTATATTTAATTGATAGTGAAAGATATGAATTTTTAAAAAGGATAATGGAAAACCAGGGATATATATCTTTTGAAGATGATAAGTTCACATCAAATCCAGAATATTTTTTAGAATGTGGATTTGTATTTGCAGCGATGAGAGAAGATGGTATATATTTAATAATGCCAAATGAAACAATAAATGCTATAAAATCTATAGATAATGTGGAGTATAGAAAGATATTAGCTAAAAACACAGAAATAATAAAGTTGATGTGGGGAATGACCTATAACTATGGGGTACTATTTATGAGTGATTTTATAAAGATGCTTAATAATTATATTGACTATTCTTTAGATGAAACTGATATTTACGCAGTAATTGTAAGTGGTGCAGATTATTATGATGGGTATATGCTGCAAGGGAATATAGCTAGTAGTATAATGGTTCCTCTAGAAGATATTATAAATATTATTAATACAAGAGATAATACTTCAAGCGATAGGGATTTCTGTATTATAGAAAAGGCTGAGCTACTTGAAGCTGCTAGTGGGGAATATTTAATTGAAAATAAAATAGGTATGAGATTAAAAAAGTACTTAGAGAATAATTGGGAAATAGAAGAAACACAAATTGAAATGATTATAATTAATTTATATGATGATATTCAAGAAAATGAAAAAAAAGAGGTAATAGAGAACATCATAGGTGCATTGGGAGATATAAGTGAAAATGATCTTCAAAAATTTTTAGTAGAAATAAATAGTTTTATAAATAACACTAGACTTTGGAGACTAAAAGGATATACTTTTAATGAATTAAATTCAGAAGATAATAATACTTCTACTCCTAAGATAGGAAGAAATGATCTTTGTATTTGTGGAAGCGGTAAAAAATATAAAAAATGTTGTGGATCTAAGGTTATTAACTTATTTTAA
- a CDS encoding FAD-dependent oxidoreductase: MQRKYPNLCKPIKIGNVNFRNRMFSAPMGGTDITADCTIGPASTAFYELRGKGGAAAVTVSECVVHPETDGSHMFHLDLETVGSLASFTYTADAIRRHGAIASVELSHSGQYAGTYLTDKNKKQGLAQWGPSATTRPDGLPVKELTQELIDDIVAAYGNTAALAKRAGFEMVMVHGGHGWLINQFLSPYFNHRTDKYGGPLENRVRFAQEVLDSVRKAVGVGFPIEFRMSGSELFEDGYDLAEGVEIAKLVESKIDLLHVSAGTYQRGFGLTHPSMFLPHGSNVYLAAEIKKHVSVPVATLGGLNDPEMMEEIIASGKADVVEMARALLADNELPKKVMTNKDKDIVKCLRCFTCMAERAMTSTRRCTVNPLIGRELGGSEVIPSPHPGKVLVAGGGPGGLEAAITAAKRGHKVILCEKSDELGGILKGEQAIPFKYEMYELGVTLGKLAKDAGVEIRLNTTVTKEYVDKENVDALIIAVGSEPLVPPIPGLHGDNVVVVNDYYLEKDKVKSEVVVLGGGLAGCEAAIHLAQEGKTVHLVEMRAELAPDANIRHRPILLGEIEKNNKIHVHMEYKGLRVTREGVVCADVACVEHLVPGTTIICALGQRARRDVVEDLIDCAPFVREIGDCVKASTITTAIYQGYHAALDI; the protein is encoded by the coding sequence ATGCAAAGAAAATATCCAAACCTATGTAAACCAATCAAAATTGGAAATGTGAATTTCAGAAACAGAATGTTTTCAGCTCCAATGGGAGGAACAGATATAACAGCTGATTGCACTATTGGACCTGCTTCAACAGCTTTTTATGAATTAAGAGGTAAGGGTGGTGCTGCAGCAGTTACTGTCAGTGAATGCGTGGTTCATCCAGAAACAGATGGCTCGCATATGTTTCATCTTGATCTGGAAACAGTAGGTTCACTTGCAAGTTTTACCTACACAGCAGATGCTATACGTCGTCACGGTGCAATTGCCAGTGTAGAATTATCTCATTCTGGACAATATGCTGGAACTTATTTAACTGACAAGAATAAAAAACAAGGACTAGCTCAATGGGGTCCAAGTGCTACCACTCGTCCAGATGGTCTTCCAGTAAAAGAACTTACTCAAGAATTGATTGATGACATAGTAGCAGCTTATGGAAATACTGCTGCACTTGCTAAAAGAGCAGGTTTTGAAATGGTTATGGTTCATGGTGGACATGGATGGTTAATTAATCAATTCTTGTCTCCTTACTTTAACCACAGAACAGATAAATACGGCGGTCCTCTAGAAAACAGAGTGCGTTTTGCACAGGAGGTTCTTGATAGTGTCCGAAAGGCAGTTGGGGTAGGCTTCCCAATTGAGTTTAGAATGAGTGGTTCTGAATTATTTGAAGATGGCTATGATCTTGCAGAGGGTGTTGAAATTGCTAAATTAGTAGAATCAAAAATAGATTTACTTCATGTATCTGCAGGAACTTACCAAAGAGGATTTGGATTAACACATCCTTCTATGTTTTTACCACATGGATCAAATGTTTACCTTGCAGCAGAAATTAAAAAACATGTAAGTGTTCCAGTTGCAACACTTGGTGGCTTAAATGACCCAGAAATGATGGAAGAAATCATAGCTAGTGGTAAGGCAGATGTTGTTGAAATGGCTCGAGCACTTTTAGCTGACAATGAACTTCCGAAAAAAGTTATGACAAATAAAGATAAGGATATTGTAAAATGTTTAAGATGCTTTACATGTATGGCAGAACGTGCTATGACATCTACAAGGCGTTGCACTGTTAATCCATTAATTGGACGTGAGCTAGGTGGATCAGAAGTTATTCCTTCTCCTCATCCAGGTAAAGTTCTAGTAGCAGGTGGTGGACCAGGTGGACTTGAAGCTGCTATCACTGCTGCAAAACGTGGGCATAAGGTAATTCTTTGTGAGAAATCTGATGAGTTAGGTGGAATACTTAAAGGAGAACAAGCAATCCCATTTAAGTATGAAATGTATGAGTTAGGTGTAACTCTTGGTAAATTAGCAAAGGATGCTGGCGTTGAAATTCGATTGAATACAACTGTTACAAAAGAATATGTTGATAAAGAAAATGTTGATGCATTAATTATAGCAGTTGGTTCAGAACCACTTGTACCGCCAATACCAGGTTTACATGGTGATAATGTAGTTGTTGTTAATGACTATTATTTAGAGAAGGACAAGGTTAAGAGTGAAGTGGTAGTTCTTGGAGGAGGTCTTGCTGGATGTGAAGCAGCAATACATCTTGCACAAGAAGGTAAGACTGTACATCTAGTAGAAATGAGAGCAGAACTTGCTCCAGATGCAAATATTAGGCATCGTCCTATTTTACTTGGGGAAATAGAAAAAAATAATAAGATTCATGTTCATATGGAATATAAGGGATTACGTGTAACACGAGAAGGAGTTGTCTGTGCTGATGTAGCTTGCGTGGAACATCTAGTTCCAGGTACTACAATAATCTGTGCACTTGGACAGAGAGCAAGAAGAGATGTAGTAGAAGACTTAATTGACTGTGCACCTTTTGTTAGAGAAATTGGTGATTGTGTAAAAGCATCTACCATAACAACTGCAATATATCAAGGATATCATGCAGCTCTTGATATATAG
- a CDS encoding GNAT family N-acetyltransferase, with protein MEIEILIRAMEESDLQHVLSLRNIDSNSVVSKNFYKKEVLMNYLKRNPKVSSVACTVEGKIIGFLLCGHDGIRGFIYHIAVYDKYEIRRISKIMVDRSLSELKKVGINTGFIFTQNSTFDLEEFWHSIGWTVIPDKTSEENI; from the coding sequence ATGGAAATTGAAATACTAATTAGGGCCATGGAAGAATCAGATTTGCAGCACGTCCTTTCATTAAGGAACATAGATTCTAATTCTGTAGTTTCTAAAAATTTTTATAAAAAGGAAGTTTTAATGAACTACTTAAAAAGGAATCCCAAAGTTAGTTCAGTAGCATGTACAGTGGAAGGAAAAATAATTGGTTTTCTATTATGTGGACATGACGGCATACGAGGTTTTATTTACCATATCGCTGTTTATGATAAATATGAAATCAGACGAATAAGCAAAATAATGGTAGATCGTTCATTATCCGAATTAAAAAAAGTTGGAATTAATACAGGTTTTATATTTACCCAAAATAGCACTTTTGATTTGGAAGAATTTTGGCACTCCATTGGATGGACAGTAATTCCAGATAAGACATCCGAGGAAAATATATAA
- a CDS encoding OFA family MFS transporter, translating to MELTKKRWGILIASCFINLCIGSMYAWSVFAGPMAKYLSQLTGTTLTAGALAIVFTVTNSVGPITMITGGKINDTFGPQKVIFVGGLLFGGGMILSGFATGLGFLVFAYGIVTGLGIGMVYGCTISNSIKLFPDKRGFVGGITTACYGFSAVIVPPVANILISNLGVTAAFKIIGATFLIIVCVCSFFIDKCPAGFIPEGWTPPASQGNKLNQNDKDWKGMLKSPIFYPMALILLCGAFYGLMCSALASPIAQGMIGMSVAAATTVVSILALFSTGGRVIAGYASDKIGRINTLTVAFVLAIIGLICLYFSGQGDVTRFYIGIIIVGVSFGAFMAVFPGLTADRFGTKHNSVNYGIMFIGFAISGYFGPTVMKNVYAADHSYRRAFLIAAVLCVIGFALTFVYRYVYKKVTAINISDSITSKN from the coding sequence ATGGAATTGACAAAAAAAAGATGGGGTATTTTGATTGCAAGCTGTTTTATTAATTTATGCATTGGTTCAATGTATGCTTGGAGTGTATTTGCAGGTCCTATGGCAAAATACTTGAGCCAACTTACTGGTACCACTTTAACTGCTGGCGCTCTTGCGATCGTATTCACAGTTACAAATTCAGTAGGACCTATTACCATGATTACAGGTGGAAAAATTAATGACACCTTTGGACCCCAAAAAGTTATCTTTGTTGGTGGCTTGCTTTTTGGTGGAGGTATGATATTATCGGGTTTCGCCACCGGATTAGGCTTTTTAGTATTTGCGTATGGTATTGTAACTGGTCTTGGGATTGGAATGGTTTATGGATGTACAATCAGTAATTCAATTAAACTTTTTCCAGACAAGCGTGGATTTGTTGGAGGTATTACAACTGCATGTTATGGTTTTAGTGCAGTAATAGTACCACCAGTTGCAAATATATTAATCAGTAATTTAGGAGTGACAGCAGCCTTTAAGATAATAGGTGCTACATTCCTAATTATTGTATGTGTTTGCTCATTCTTTATTGATAAATGTCCAGCAGGATTTATTCCTGAAGGATGGACACCACCAGCTTCTCAAGGAAATAAGTTAAATCAAAATGATAAAGATTGGAAGGGAATGCTTAAAAGTCCTATTTTCTATCCAATGGCTTTGATATTGTTATGTGGTGCATTCTATGGGTTAATGTGTTCGGCTCTAGCTTCTCCTATAGCACAAGGCATGATTGGAATGTCAGTTGCTGCTGCAACTACTGTAGTTTCTATTTTAGCATTATTTAGTACAGGTGGTCGTGTTATTGCAGGTTATGCCTCTGATAAAATTGGTAGAATCAATACACTTACTGTTGCTTTTGTTCTTGCTATAATTGGACTTATATGTCTGTATTTTTCAGGACAAGGAGATGTTACAAGATTTTATATAGGTATTATAATTGTTGGAGTATCCTTTGGCGCATTCATGGCTGTTTTCCCGGGGCTTACTGCAGATCGATTTGGTACTAAGCACAATAGTGTTAATTATGGAATAATGTTTATTGGTTTTGCAATATCAGGTTATTTTGGACCAACAGTAATGAAAAATGTATATGCTGCGGATCATAGTTATCGAAGAGCATTTTTAATAGCTGCTGTTCTCTGTGTTATAGGTTTTGCATTAACTTTTGTTTATCGTTATGTATATAAAAAGGTAACTGCAATTAATATTAGTGATAGTATAACGTCGAAAAATTAA